GAACTTTGGGTAAAATTAACAAAATCGGTAAATAAAACACTTACTTCATCATAATATTTAGCTTCAGAGCTTCCATTTTCCTTCAGTTCTTCGGCCACTTCATGCGGAAGAATATTGAGGAGTAGATTTTCTGTTTTTTGCTTTTCTTTCTGCAATTCAAAAGTACGCTCATCAACCTGTTGCTCAAGCAAATCATTTTGATCTTGCAAAATCTGCTGTTTTTCCTGTTCCTGTTTCAAATTAATATCAGAAAGTCGGTTGACTTCATCCAGCTGTTTTACCAAACTTAAATTCGTTGAAGCAAATTGCCAACCCAAATAAGCCGAAATAGAAATCGGGAAGCTTACAAAAATAACAATCAAGACTATTATTCCGAATGTATCTCCTGAAAACATTTTTGGGGCAACAATATTTAAAGAATCTAAAATATTAAAAATGATGGTAAGAATAATGATAGCAACGAAAGTAAGAATTCCGCCACCAACTATAAAAGCCGATTTTTCTTTTCTTATCATGGCTCTTATGATAAGATACAACGATTCAGACCAAACGAAAAACAGATAAAACATAACCAAACTGATCGCTACTTTTGCACTGAAGTAATACAGTATCAGAAGCAGAGCTGCAAAAATCAGTAAGATTTTTAATCTAATTTTACTTCTACCAAATAATGTATTAACAAAACCAGTGAGCGATGCTCCAAAAGCCAACATGGAAAGAAAAGAAAAGAAAGCGTAAGCATCTATTTTCTCAGGATTATTCATTTCAAAAAATAAAAGAACCATATAGCTCATTAAGCCAATAGAGAGGTTATATATTGAGAAATACAGATTATAAATCGCTTTTCTATAAAATAAAAATAAGAGCAGGTGTATGAATCCCAGTGCGGAAAAAACGCCACAAATCAGCATCGATACAAAGTTAAACCCCTGTTCCATTTCTACTTTGTCATGAATAAACTCCTTGGCATCTATTAATTCTATATCTAATGCTACAGGACTGTAATTGATCGCCATTTTTTTTCCACCGACGATAGGCAGAAAGCGAATCGCCAAGACATTGACTTCTGTATTATTTAACGAAAACAATTCAGGAATATCATTTTTCATTCTAAATTCTCTTGCACCGCTTTTTCCTATTTTCCCTATCGTTTCAATCTTTTTACCATTGAGATAAATTTCGGAAGCTCCTACTTGTTTGATATCAAAACACAAAGACTTATTTACAGAGGCCGAATCTATTTTAAAGTAATATCGGATCCAGTAAACCTGATCTTTATCGTAGGCTTTTTTAGAACTAAAATCAGCATATTTCCAAGCAGAATCATTGTAGTTTGGTAATGCAAACGCGGGGTTATCGTCGGCAATAAATTTACTCTCTTCATCAATCAATGCTCCATACATCAGATTTTTTTCAGTAAACACTTTAGGTTTATCAAAAGAGTTTTGGGCAAAACAGAATGTCTGTAACACCATTAAAACCAAAAATGCAAAGAGTATATTTTTTTTCAATTTTTTAAGATTTAGCTAAATGATTGACAAAATACATATCCATATCACCTTTTCCTTTGGTATGGATTTTCCCTCTGTATTCGCAATTAATTTTCTCTTTTATTAATTGGTATGTAGATTCTGAAATATTTATTTTTCCTTTTTCGCTATTTTGCTCCATTCTTGCTGCGGTATTCACCGTATCACCCCAAATATCGTATGCGAATTTTTTAACCCCAACAATTCCGGCAATTAAAGAACCCGAATTAATCCCGATTCTGATATCTAAAACATCAGGATTGGTCTTTTTTCTTTCTTCAATAAATTCAATAATATCTAAAGCGACCAAAGTTGTTTGATAGGCATGATTCTCATTTTTAATAGGCAATCCACAAACTGCCAAATAAGCATCACCGATGGTTTTTATCTTTTCTAAACCATGCTTCTCCATAATCATATCGAAAGCGGTGAAGCATTCATTGAGTTCTACAAGCATTTTTTCAGCACCCATTTTCTCTGAACTTTGGGTAAAATTAACAAAATCGGTAAATAAAACACTTACTTCATCATAATATTTAGCTTCAGAGCTTCCGTTTTCCTTCAGTTCTTCGGCCACTTCATGTGGAAGAATATTGAGGAGTAGATTTTCTGTTTTTTGCTTTTCTTTTTGCAATTCAAAAGTACGCTCATCAACCTGTTTTTCAAGCAAATCATTTTGATCTTGCAAAATCTGTTGCTTTTCTTGTTCCTGTTTCAAATTAATATCAGAAAGTCGATTGACTTCATCCAACTGTTTTACCAAGCTTAAATTAGTGGAAGCAAATTGCCAACCCAAATAAGCCGAAATCGAAATCGGGAAACTGATGAAAATAAATATAAAAACATAAGTAATAAAATCATCTCCGAAGAAATTATTTATATCAATAGTATTCAGTTTATTTAAAAGCATGAAAATAATGACCATTACAATAAAAAGGAAGAATACCAAAACTCCGCCTCCAACAATGAAAGCCGATTTTTCTCTCCTGATCATCGCTCTGATGATTAAATAAAAAGATTCGAAAGCAACGAAAGCAATATAAAAAAACGCAAAACTTGCTGCAGTAGTGGCACTAAAATAATAGAGCAGAACAATAGAGGCAGAAATAATCAACATTACTTTCAGCCTTTTTTTTGTTCTTCCAAACAATGTATTGATAAAACCTGTAAGTGAAGTACCAAATAACATCACCGCCAAAAATGAAGCAAAGGTATAAGTATCCAGATTTAAAGGATCTGTCATTTCAGAAAAGAGCAACGTTAAATAGCTCATCAAAGAAATAGAAATATTGTAGGTAGAGAAATACAGGTTATAAATCGCTTTTCTATAAAAAAGAAACAACAATAAATGAATAAATCCTAATGCACCAAATATACCGCAAATCAGCATCGTATAAAAATTAAAATCCTTCCACAATGAGACTTTATCTTTAATAAAATTGTGAGCAGAAACAAGCTCTATACTTATTGCGACAGGACTAAGATTGACAGTCTTTTTTTTGACTACTACAAATGGTAAAAAACGTATCGCTAAAACATTTACATCGGTTTTATCTAAAGAAAACAACTCTGGAATTTTGTTTTTCATCTTAAACTCTTTCAACTTTATATTTCCGATGCTTTCTATCTTTTTACCATTTAGATAAATCTCTGAAGAACCAAGTTGAGTGATATTCAAACACAAAGGTTGATTCAGTAATGTAGAATCTATTTTAAAATAATAACGAACCCAATAAACCTGATCTTTTTTAGAAGCATTTTCAGGACTTAATTTAATAGGATTCCAAGAATAGATTTTTTTAGAATTAAAATTGGCATGTTTCCATGAAGAATCATCAAATTCTGGCAAAGCAAAAGCAGGGTTGTCACCGGCAAAAATTTTACTACTTTCATTGATTGGTGCACCAATTATAATTTCATTTTCAGTAAAAATTCTGGGTTTTTCAAGAGAATTTTGAGCAAAACAGAATGTCTGTACCACCATTAAAACCAAAAATGCAAAGAGTATATTTTTTTTCAATTTTTTAAGATTTAGCTAAATGATTGACAAAATACATATCCATATCACCTTTTCCTTTGGTGTGGATTTTCCCTCTGTATTCGCAGATAATCTTTTCTTTAATCAATTGATAGGTCGATTCAGAAATGTTTATTTTTCCTTTTTCACTATTTTGTTCCATTCTTGCAGCTGTATTTACGGTGTCGCCCCAAATATCGTATGCGAATTTTTTCACCCCAACAATTCCGGCAATTAAAGAACCCGAATTAATCCCGATTCTAATATCTAAAACATCCGGATTAGTCTTTTTTCTTTCTTCAATATATTCAAGAATATCTAAAGCTACCAAAGCTGTTTGATAGGCATGATTCTCATTTTTAATGGGCAATCCACAAACGGCCAAATAAGCATCACCGATGGTTTTTATCTTTTCTAAACCATGTTTTTCCATAATCATATCGAAAGCGGTGAAGCATTCATTGAGTTCAGCCAGCATTTTTTCAGCACCCATCTTCTCGGAACTCTGGGTAAAATTAACAAAATCAGTAAATAAAACACTTACCTCATCGTAATATTTAGCTTCAGAGCTTCCGTTCTCTTTCAGTTCTTCAGCCACTTCATGCGGAAGAATATTGAGGAGCAGATTTTCTGTTTTTTGCTTTTCTTTCTGCAATTCAAAAGTACGCTCATCAACCTGTTGCTCAAGCAAATCATTTTGGTCTTGCAAAATCTGCTGTTTTTCTTGTTCCTGTTTCAAATTAATCTCAGAAAGTTGGTTGACTTTGTCCAGCTGTTTTACCAAGCTTAAATTAGTGGAAGCAAATTGCCAAGCCAAATATGCCGAAATAGAAATTGGGAAACTGATGATGATTAATATCAAAAAATATGCTCCAAAATCGTCTTTTGAAAACTTCCCAGAGAAAGATACATTAAGATTGTCTAAAACATTAAGAATAATAATGAGTAACGTGAATACAAAAAACGACAATATACCACCTCCAACAATATACGCCGCCTTTTCTCTTCTTATCATCGCCCTAATTACCAAATAAAAAGATTCGAAAGCTACAAAAGCGAGATAAAAAAAGCCAAGAATGATTGCGAATGTATCATTGAAGTAATAAAAGATAACTAAGATGACAGCAAGAATAAGCATCACTATTAATCTTGTCTTTGATTTTGCAAAAAGAGTATTAACAAATCCGCTTAAAGCTGATGCAAACAACATCATCGATAAAAACCCAATAAATACGTATGTATAAACTAAGTCTGGATCTCGCATTTTATACAAAAGGATGACCAAATATCCAAACAACGCAATGGAAATATTGTATATGGAAAAGAACAGATTATACAATGCTTTTCTATAAAAAAGGAATAACAAAAGATGAATAAAACCCAATGCAGTAAAGACTCCACAGGTAAGCATCATATAAAAATTAACTTCTTCTCCAACTTCCAATTTATCTTGTACAAGATAATCTGCCTGTTTAATTTCGATATTGAGAAGCCTTGCATTATTGATCACTCTAGATCTGTTAAGTAGTGGTAAATATCGTATCGCTAAAACATTGACATCCGTATCATTAAGTGTAAAAATAGTTGGTATCGTATTTTTGATGACAAATTTTCGGGATTTCCCTTTGCCTATTTTACCAATGCTTTCTATTTTTTTGCCGTTGAGATAGATTTCTGATGCGCCAAGCTGACTCAGTTCCAGACCAAGTGGTTTGTTGACAGATGAAGAGTCTATTTTGAAGTAATACCGAATCCAATAAGGTTGATCTTTTTTATAAACTTTTTTGGAGTTGAAATTTTCATATTTCCATAAAGAATCATCAAATGTAGGTAATGCAAAAGCCTGATTATCATTCTCAGAAAATTTACTTTTCTCATCAATTAAAACACCACTTCTTATTTCTTTTTCAGTAAAAACTCTAGGTTTTTCAAGAGAATTTTGAGCAAAACAAAAAATTTGCAATAGAAATGATACAGAAAGTAGAAATTTAAAGAGTAGATTTTTTTTCAATTTTTTAAGATTTAACTAAATGATTTACAAAATACATATCCATTGCCCCTTTTCCTTTGGTTTCGATTTTTCCACGATGCTCAAAACTAAAGTCTTCTTTTATTAACTGATAGGTTGCTTCAGAAATATTTACTTTTCCCGCTGAACTGTTCTGCTCCATTCTTGCTGCCGTGTTTACCGTGTCACCCCAAATATCGTAAGCAAATTTTTTCACACCCACGATTCCGGCAATCACCGGTCCTGAATGAATTCCTATTCTGATATCTAAAGCATTTGGATTCTCTTTTTTTCTTTGCTGAATATAAGAAAGAATTTCTAAAGCTGCATTCACTGCATTTTTTGCATGCTGTTCATTAGAAATAGGTAAACCGCTTACCGCCAAATAGGCATCACCAATGGTTTTTATCTTTTCTAAATTGTATTTCTCCATGATTCTGTCGAATTCTGTAAAACAGATATTCAGTTCATTCAAAACTTCCTGCACCCCAATTCTTTCTGAATTTGCAGTAAAATTGACAAAATCGGTAAACAAAACAGAAACCTGATCAAAATGTTTGGCACTGGTTTTTCCTTTTTCTTTTAATTCTTCGGCAACTTCATGAGGAAGGATATTTAACAATAAATCATCCGATTTCTTTTTCTCTTCAGCGATTTTTTTATTGTCTTTACGTTTTTGATTGTAAGAAAATCCGGCAAAACCTAATAACAGCAAAGATAAACCGGCTCCAATTGCCCACATATTTTTTTGTATTTTAGAACTTTCTAAATCTGCTTTCGCAAGGGCATCTTTTTTTTCCTGATTGATTTTAGCAATATTTTTTTCCTGAGCATATTTTAGAGCCACTGCTTTTTGCTCTTCATCAAATTTAATCTGAATTTCTTTTCTTTTTAAATCTTCCTCTAGCGCAAGTCTTTTTCGTTCTTCCTCAGTTTTTGCAGCCGCCTGTTTTTTTTCGTATTCAAAACGGAGTGCTTTTAGTTCTATTTCTTTTTGAAGCTGGATGCGTTTGGTTTCTTCTTCTAGCTTTATCCGGGTTCTTTCGTTTGCAAGTTCCGTTTGTGACTGTATATCGGAAAGGTTTCTCATATTATCCAAACCGTATGTTTCTTCCTTTTTATCTTTTGCCTTTTTTAGATAAAATAAAGCTTTCTTATAATCTCCCAATTTTTCATAGGCTTGCTGCAAAATATCATAATTTTGAATAAAAACTTCAGCAGAAACCACTGTTTTTAAATTCAAAAAATATTCTAAACTTTCCGATTGTTTATTCGTAAGTTTTTGAAGTTCTTGTGCTTTTGCAACGTCTTGACCAAAATCTGCTTCATCATCAATCAAAGTTTTTAACTCAATCAATCCTTTTTGGTGTGTAAAATAATGATACATTGGATCTTGTTCACTACTCAATTTCAAAGCTTTATTAATGTAGAGCAAAGCATTTGTATAATCTTTCTGTTTATAATTTATATCAGAAAAATAGTAATAAAGCATCTGTAAACTACTATTTAATTGATGTTCTTCAAAGTAATTTTTAGCATCATTAAAAAAAAGTTTTGCTTTTTCGTACTGCTTCGTTTCAGAGTATATATTGCCTATAAACATTTTAGAATTAGCAACTTGCTGCTCATTCTTACTTTTCTTTGCAATTTCAAGTGACCTCTGATAGTAGTCTAGTGATTTTTTAAAATCTTTATTTGAAAGATAAAATGTTCCTGCGAAAAAGTACGCATCATAAATAAATTCTGGAAAATTATTTATTGTAAACTCGATATATGTATTTAAAGATTTGTAGGCTTCAACTGGGTTTTCTTGAAGAAAATTATTTTGAAACAATCGTTGATATGCTGTCAGAACTAACTTTTTATCTTTAATTTTATTCTGATTATAAAGATTTAGGATTTGATTACAATAATCGTTTGCTACTTTATTTTTTTTATTAACCGAATTTACTGTAGCTAATAAATAGTAAGCCCAAGCTCTTTTGTCATAATTTTCAGTCTTATTGAGATATCGCTCTCCTTCCACAAGATATCTTTCGCTATTCGCAAAATCCATTTTTTGTAGTAATAACCCACCAATAAAAAGATTAGACCTACCTATTTGTTCAATATTATTTAATTTTTCGTAAATAGGTAAACTCAATTTAGAATATGCTAACGCACTGTCAATAATCTTACTATCTGAGTATTTGTTCGCAAGATCATCATATAATTTAACTTTTTCTCTGTCATTTTTTGTGGTAAGCAATTTATTTTTAAGGTCTAAAATCTCTTTAGATTCCTGCGCTTGAAAAACTGTATTCCCATAAAAAAGGAAACAGATAATTGCAAAAGAGGTAAATTTATTTTTCACCGACTAATTATTGAGTTCGCACAAAAATAAAAAAATCATTCTATTAAATAACAGAATGATTTCAAATTGATGAGAAATATTTTTATTTACTTCAAAGAAGCGATAGCGGCTTCGTAATTAGGCTCTTGTCCTATTTCCGGAACTTGCTCTGTGTAGATCACATTAGTTTTTTCGTCTAAAACCACAACAGCTCTGCTCAAAAGCCCTTTTAAAGGCGAATCTGTAAGAGTAACTCCATAATCTTCACCAAAATTTCCTCTGAAATCTGATAACGTTTCTACATTCGTTAAACCTTCAGCTGCACAAAATCTAGATAATGCAAAAGGTAAGTCTCTAGAAACATTGATAACAACAGTATTATCAAGAGTAGAAGCCTCTTCATTGAATTTTCTTGCTGAAGCTGCACAAATTCCTGTATCAATGCTTGGGAAGATATTTAATACTACTCTTTTCCCTGTGTAATCAGCAAGATTTTTTTCAGATAAATCTCCAGAAACCATTGTGAATTCCTGAGCTTGGTTTCCAACTTGTGGAAGGCTTCCTATTGTATTTATTGGGTTTCCTTTAAATGTAATTGTAGACATAGTTGATGTATTTATAATTTTCTTCAAATTTATTTAAATTTAGAATGATTAAGGCTGAAATAAAGGTTAAATAATTCTTAAAGTGGAAAGCAAAATTTTTTATCCCCACAAATGTGAAATTTATTTATATTAGCGGTCTTAAATAAATATAAATGCGAAAAAAAATTACCCTCTTATTATTTGGAGTTCCTTTTTTCGGCTTTGCCCAGTCTGTGATTGGAGGCATCAATTCCGGAGCAGTTTCTGCAGATAACTTCAACCATTCGGTTGGTGAGATTTATGTAATCCCGACCGATCCCGACCAAGCAAATTCCGGAACAATGGGAATGTTTTATCAATCTGTCCTGCAGGTTTTAGGAGTTACCGAACTTGAAAAAGACAATGTAAAAATTTACCCGAATCCTACCGCAGATTTCGTTTACGTAAAATTGAACTCAAAATCAAAAATCGAAAGTGCTGAAATCTATGATCTTTCAGGGAAGCTTGTCTTCAAAACAAAATTAGAATCAGAGAAACTGGATCTTAGAAACCTTCCTCAAGGTGTTTACATGATTGTTTTCAGAAATTCTGATATCAAGCCTATTAAAATTATCAAAAAAAATTAAAAACTCATTGAAATGAAAAAACTTTACACAAGTATAGGATTATTTTTAGCTACATTATTAAGCGCACAGGTTCCACAAGCTTTTAGTTACCAAACAATTGCTTTTAACGCAGCTGGAGCTCCAATTGCCAATGGAAACGTAGCTTTAAAGATCAGTATTTTAGAAAACTCAGCTACAGGAACTGTTTTATATACAGAAACACACAACAAAACAACCAATGCTAAAGGTTTAGTTAATTTAAATATCGGACAAGGAACTGCAACAACAGGAACTTTTGGAGGAATTAACTGGGGAGCAAACACAAAATTTTTAAAAGTAGAGATGGATCCTGCGGGAGGTTCTAACTATACAAATGTTGGAGTAAATCAACTGATGAGTGTACCTTATTCCCAAGTTAGTAAAACAGTTGTAACTGGATCTGGGCAAGGAATTACACTTACTTCTCCGAATGGAACACCTTATACTTTGAACGTAAGTGACTCAGGAACGTTGAGTTTACCGACTACATCAAGTTCTAGTTCAACTGCCCCTACAAATCTTTATATGTATGGTTCACATAACAGTTTTAATGCTACCACTGCTGAATTATTAAGAAATGTTGGAAATAAAAAAATCGGATATAGATACTTACCTGCAAATACTCAATTAAAATTCATTTCATCACAAGCTAATGGTGCCCAAGTTTATGGAGTGGGTAGCCAATCTGTTTTAGTGCCCAATGGTAGTGACTTTAATATTTCTTCCAATGGTTTCTACGAAATTGCCATTACAGATTATGGTCTATCTGCAACTATAGCAG
The sequence above is a segment of the Chryseobacterium turcicum genome. Coding sequences within it:
- a CDS encoding adenylate/guanylate cyclase domain-containing protein, which gives rise to MKKNILFAFLVLMVVQTFCFAQNSLEKPRIFTENEIIIGAPINESSKIFAGDNPAFALPEFDDSSWKHANFNSKKIYSWNPIKLSPENASKKDQVYWVRYYFKIDSTLLNQPLCLNITQLGSSEIYLNGKKIESIGNIKLKEFKMKNKIPELFSLDKTDVNVLAIRFLPFVVVKKKTVNLSPVAISIELVSAHNFIKDKVSLWKDFNFYTMLICGIFGALGFIHLLLFLFYRKAIYNLYFSTYNISISLMSYLTLLFSEMTDPLNLDTYTFASFLAVMLFGTSLTGFINTLFGRTKKRLKVMLIISASIVLLYYFSATTAASFAFFYIAFVAFESFYLIIRAMIRREKSAFIVGGGVLVFFLFIVMVIIFMLLNKLNTIDINNFFGDDFITYVFIFIFISFPISISAYLGWQFASTNLSLVKQLDEVNRLSDINLKQEQEKQQILQDQNDLLEKQVDERTFELQKEKQKTENLLLNILPHEVAEELKENGSSEAKYYDEVSVLFTDFVNFTQSSEKMGAEKMLVELNECFTAFDMIMEKHGLEKIKTIGDAYLAVCGLPIKNENHAYQTTLVALDIIEFIEERKKTNPDVLDIRIGINSGSLIAGIVGVKKFAYDIWGDTVNTAARMEQNSEKGKINISESTYQLIKEKINCEYRGKIHTKGKGDMDMYFVNHLAKS
- a CDS encoding adenylate/guanylate cyclase domain-containing protein — encoded protein: MKKNILFAFLVLMVLQTFCFAQNSFDKPKVFTEKNLMYGALIDEESKFIADDNPAFALPNYNDSAWKYADFSSKKAYDKDQVYWIRYYFKIDSASVNKSLCFDIKQVGASEIYLNGKKIETIGKIGKSGAREFRMKNDIPELFSLNNTEVNVLAIRFLPIVGGKKMAINYSPVALDIELIDAKEFIHDKVEMEQGFNFVSMLICGVFSALGFIHLLLFLFYRKAIYNLYFSIYNLSIGLMSYMVLLFFEMNNPEKIDAYAFFSFLSMLAFGASLTGFVNTLFGRSKIRLKILLIFAALLLILYYFSAKVAISLVMFYLFFVWSESLYLIIRAMIRKEKSAFIVGGGILTFVAIIILTIIFNILDSLNIVAPKMFSGDTFGIIVLIVIFVSFPISISAYLGWQFASTNLSLVKQLDEVNRLSDINLKQEQEKQQILQDQNDLLEQQVDERTFELQKEKQKTENLLLNILPHEVAEELKENGSSEAKYYDEVSVLFTDFVNFTQSSEKMGAEKMLVELNECFTAFDMIMEKHGLEKIKTIGDAYLAVCGLPIKNECHAYKTVLVALDIIHFIEERKKTNPDVLDIRIGINSGSLIAGIVGVKKFAYDIWGDTVNTAARMEQNSERGKINISESTYQLIKEKITCEYRGKIHTKGKGDMDMYFALEAKNI
- the tpx gene encoding thiol peroxidase, with translation MSTITFKGNPINTIGSLPQVGNQAQEFTMVSGDLSEKNLADYTGKRVVLNIFPSIDTGICAASARKFNEEASTLDNTVVINVSRDLPFALSRFCAAEGLTNVETLSDFRGNFGEDYGVTLTDSPLKGLLSRAVVVLDEKTNVIYTEQVPEIGQEPNYEAAIASLK
- a CDS encoding cadherin repeat domain-containing protein, whose product is MKKLYTSIGLFLATLLSAQVPQAFSYQTIAFNAAGAPIANGNVALKISILENSATGTVLYTETHNKTTNAKGLVNLNIGQGTATTGTFGGINWGANTKFLKVEMDPAGGSNYTNVGVNQLMSVPYSQVSKTVVTGSGQGITLTSPNGTPYTLNVSDSGTLSLPTTSSSSSTAPTNLYMYGSHNSFNATTAELLRNVGNKKIGYRYLPANTQLKFISSQANGAQVYGVGSQSVLVPNGSDFNISSNGFYEIAITDYGLSATIAAENIMPSVDFIGSYPSSMTPLSYNVTNNTFSTQVFGITNVMASTFVITVGDEEYGDNLSDGNIDVGGAPITFPNLTSTPKNYQITFTINFNGTGTYTITQL
- a CDS encoding adenylate/guanylate cyclase domain-containing protein: MKKNLLFKFLLSVSFLLQIFCFAQNSLEKPRVFTEKEIRSGVLIDEKSKFSENDNQAFALPTFDDSLWKYENFNSKKVYKKDQPYWIRYYFKIDSSSVNKPLGLELSQLGASEIYLNGKKIESIGKIGKGKSRKFVIKNTIPTIFTLNDTDVNVLAIRYLPLLNRSRVINNARLLNIEIKQADYLVQDKLEVGEEVNFYMMLTCGVFTALGFIHLLLFLFYRKALYNLFFSIYNISIALFGYLVILLYKMRDPDLVYTYVFIGFLSMMLFASALSGFVNTLFAKSKTRLIVMLILAVILVIFYYFNDTFAIILGFFYLAFVAFESFYLVIRAMIRREKAAYIVGGGILSFFVFTLLIIILNVLDNLNVSFSGKFSKDDFGAYFLILIIISFPISISAYLAWQFASTNLSLVKQLDKVNQLSEINLKQEQEKQQILQDQNDLLEQQVDERTFELQKEKQKTENLLLNILPHEVAEELKENGSSEAKYYDEVSVLFTDFVNFTQSSEKMGAEKMLAELNECFTAFDMIMEKHGLEKIKTIGDAYLAVCGLPIKNENHAYQTALVALDILEYIEERKKTNPDVLDIRIGINSGSLIAGIVGVKKFAYDIWGDTVNTAARMEQNSEKGKINISESTYQLIKEKIICEYRGKIHTKGKGDMDMYFVNHLAKS
- a CDS encoding T9SS type A sorting domain-containing protein, whose translation is MRKKITLLLFGVPFFGFAQSVIGGINSGAVSADNFNHSVGEIYVIPTDPDQANSGTMGMFYQSVLQVLGVTELEKDNVKIYPNPTADFVYVKLNSKSKIESAEIYDLSGKLVFKTKLESEKLDLRNLPQGVYMIVFRNSDIKPIKIIKKN
- a CDS encoding adenylate/guanylate cyclase domain-containing protein, with the translated sequence MKNKFTSFAIICFLFYGNTVFQAQESKEILDLKNKLLTTKNDREKVKLYDDLANKYSDSKIIDSALAYSKLSLPIYEKLNNIEQIGRSNLFIGGLLLQKMDFANSERYLVEGERYLNKTENYDKRAWAYYLLATVNSVNKKNKVANDYCNQILNLYNQNKIKDKKLVLTAYQRLFQNNFLQENPVEAYKSLNTYIEFTINNFPEFIYDAYFFAGTFYLSNKDFKKSLDYYQRSLEIAKKSKNEQQVANSKMFIGNIYSETKQYEKAKLFFNDAKNYFEEHQLNSSLQMLYYYFSDINYKQKDYTNALLYINKALKLSSEQDPMYHYFTHQKGLIELKTLIDDEADFGQDVAKAQELQKLTNKQSESLEYFLNLKTVVSAEVFIQNYDILQQAYEKLGDYKKALFYLKKAKDKKEETYGLDNMRNLSDIQSQTELANERTRIKLEEETKRIQLQKEIELKALRFEYEKKQAAAKTEEERKRLALEEDLKRKEIQIKFDEEQKAVALKYAQEKNIAKINQEKKDALAKADLESSKIQKNMWAIGAGLSLLLLGFAGFSYNQKRKDNKKIAEEKKKSDDLLLNILPHEVAEELKEKGKTSAKHFDQVSVLFTDFVNFTANSERIGVQEVLNELNICFTEFDRIMEKYNLEKIKTIGDAYLAVSGLPISNEQHAKNAVNAALEILSYIQQRKKENPNALDIRIGIHSGPVIAGIVGVKKFAYDIWGDTVNTAARMEQNSSAGKVNISEATYQLIKEDFSFEHRGKIETKGKGAMDMYFVNHLVKS